The DNA segment ACCATGCCCGTCGAGGTCCGTAGTGCCAGAATCTCCTTCTTACTAGCCGACTCCACATTCACTCGCTTCCCACTCACTTCAACAAAGCCGCTTGTTGGCTCCTCGAGAAAGTTCATGCAACGCAGGAGTGTTGACTTGCCTGAGCCACTTGGGCCTAATATGACCACAACCTCTCCTTTGTTTACCGAAAGATCAATCCCTTTTAGCACATGATGCTTCCCAAAGTACTTATGTAAGTTCTCAAGTTTAATCATGATGCAATCCCTCTTTCATATCTGCGCGCACACTTCTCGATGATCATAAGCACCCTCTCCACAATCAGGCACACGATCCAATAAATAATTGACACCGCAATATACACTTCAAAAAAGGCTAACCCGCGCGAGCCAAGAATCTTCGCCTGGCCCATAATATCGATTACGCCAATAATAAAGACAAGTGACGTGTCCTTGATCGTTGTAATGAACATATTTCCAAGGTTCGGGATCGCCACAATTAAGGCCTGCGGGAAAATAATCTTCAGCATCATCTGCGTCGGCTTCATCCCTATCGCCTTAGCTGCTTCAAACTGTCCGCGATCCACCGACTCAATCGCTGAACGAATCGTTTCAGATAAATACGCCCCTAGATTAAAGGAAAAGGCTAAGAGAGCGTACACCTCAGGAGCAATTACATTTACATCGAGCCCAAGCAGCCAGCCTTGTTCCCTCTGCAGAAAATAGATCACCTTAGGAATTCCGTAAAAGACGAGATACAGCTGAACTAAAAGCGGTGTCCCTCTTACAAACGAAACATAGACCGATGTAATCACCCGTAGCACAGGAACTCGGTAAATTTTAATCAATGCGGTCCCAAGCCCAATCACTAAACTTAAGATGAGCGACCCGACCGCAATACCAAGCGTAATCGGCAGACGCGCTAGAATATAAGGAATGCTTTCAATTAGAAATTGAAGGTCTAGTAAGTTCTCCATGCTGTCTTCCCCTCTTCCACTCTATTCCGGAATATATTCTCCACCTGTCCATTTCACCGAAAGCTCGGCAAGCGTCCCATCTTCCTTTAGTTCCTTAAGAATCGGATCGATCAGCTTCTGTAGCTCCTCGCCCTCTTCCGACTGCGCAAAGACAATGCCCATATTGTCATTCACTAACGACTGACCGACAATCTCAACGTCCAGATCATATTTATCAAGCACCGTATCAATCATAATTGGATCATTCACATACGCATCCACGCGCCCGTTCTGCACGTCCTGCAGGATCTCAGCAGGCGTGCCACTCTCACTGTACTCCAATTGAATCGGGTTCTCCGCATCCTTGTTGTACTCCTCAAGCAGCAGCGTATACGAATCCCCAGCAAGCGCCCCGACCTTCTTACCCTCAAGATCCTCAATCGTCTGAATACCCTCTTCACCCGACT comes from the Alkalihalobacillus sp. FSL W8-0930 genome and includes:
- a CDS encoding transporter substrate-binding domain-containing protein, yielding MKRHTRLTQSVIAVLGLAVLAGGCSVGNTTTNEQVILVGTQNDYPPFAFADESNELTGYDIEVVQEIDQRLDGYAFDFVATPWDSMFLALESNKIQAVADQVAKTPEREEKYLFSEESYFAAETVIVVKSGEEGIQTIEDLEGKKVGALAGDSYTLLLEEYNKDAENPIQLEYSESGTPAEILQDVQNGRVDAYVNDPIMIDTVLDKYDLDVEIVGQSLVNDNMGIVFAQSEEGEELQKLIDPILKELKEDGTLAELSVKWTGGEYIPE
- a CDS encoding amino acid ABC transporter permease, which produces MENLLDLQFLIESIPYILARLPITLGIAVGSLILSLVIGLGTALIKIYRVPVLRVITSVYVSFVRGTPLLVQLYLVFYGIPKVIYFLQREQGWLLGLDVNVIAPEVYALLAFSFNLGAYLSETIRSAIESVDRGQFEAAKAIGMKPTQMMLKIIFPQALIVAIPNLGNMFITTIKDTSLVFIIGVIDIMGQAKILGSRGLAFFEVYIAVSIIYWIVCLIVERVLMIIEKCARRYERGIAS